GGGCGCAACAGCGTCACTTGCCCCGAATTGCGGGCCACAAGCAGGGGATGAACACGGTCAAGACGGTTGCCAAGGCGGCTAGTCACTTGGGCGTTAAAGTGTTGACCCTTTACGCGTTTTCCACCGAGAATTGGAAGCGCCCCACGACCGAAGTGAACTATTTAATGAAGTTACCCGTCGATTTCTTTGGGACTTTTGTCCCGGACTTGGTGAAAAATAATATTCGCGTCAAAGTCATGGGTTACACGGACCAGTTACCCACTGCGACCCAAAAGGCCGTTCACGACGCGATTGAAGCCACGCAGGCTTGCACGGGGATGGTGTTAAACTTTGCGTTGAACTACGGGGGGCGGGCCGAAATTGTCACGGCCGTCCAATCTCTGGCACGCCAGGTTCAAGCGGGGCAGCTCGATCCGGCGACCATCGATGAGGATCAGATCGGTCAGCACCTGATGACCGGCGATCTGGGCGCTCTCCAGGATCCTGATTTACTGATTCGAACGAGTGGAGAAGAGCGCCTATCGAACTTCATGTTATGGCAGGTGGCCTATAGCGAATTTGTCTTTATGGATCGGCATTGGCCCGATTTCGACCAGACAACGCTGGAACAAGCGATTTATCAATATCAACAACGGCACCGTCGTTTTGGCGGGCTGACTAATTAAAACTTTGTGATTGAGGAGCGTAGAATATGAAACAACGGGTTATTACGGCAGTGGTGGCGTTAATCATCTTTATTCCCATTATCATTGCTGGTGGCATTTGGGTTGATATTGCGGCCTTCGCCTTAGGGCTGGTGGCGTTATCGGAAATTTTGGTGATGCGTAAGAAGCTGCTGGTCAGTCCGGAAGCCATCATTTCGGGGATTGGGATCTTAGCAGTGATTGCGCCGGAATCGTGGTGGCGGGACTTACCGGGACACCTCAGTCCCTGGTACATCGTGTACTTATTTGTGTTATTACTGCTCTTACGGACGGTGGTGTCACGTAACCGTTTCTCCTTTGATGATGCCGGGGTGATCACCCTGAGCATGTTGTACATCGGGATTGGCTTTCACTTTTTCATTGCTGCTCGGGCCATTAGCCTGGTGGCGTTACTCTACGCATTATTTATCGTGTGGGTGACCGATTCTGGGGCCTACATGATTGGTCGTAAGTTGGGCCGCCATAAGTTAGCCCCACACATTAGTCCCAATAAGACCTGGGAAGGATCCGTCGGGGGCACGGTGGTCGCTACGCTGATTGTGTCCATTTTCTGGGCTTTCTTCCCGTTTGGCCACTACAGCTTACCCACGATGATCCTCTTAACCCTGATCTTTTCCATTGTGGGTCAGTTCGGGGATTTAGTCGAATCGGCGCTGAAACGGTACTATGGCGTCAAGGATTCCGGCCGAATTTTACCGGGTCATGGGGGGATCCTAGATCGGTTTGATAGTTTACTGTTAGT
Above is a window of Levilactobacillus zymae DNA encoding:
- a CDS encoding phosphatidate cytidylyltransferase, coding for MKQRVITAVVALIIFIPIIIAGGIWVDIAAFALGLVALSEILVMRKKLLVSPEAIISGIGILAVIAPESWWRDLPGHLSPWYIVYLFVLLLLLRTVVSRNRFSFDDAGVITLSMLYIGIGFHFFIAARAISLVALLYALFIVWVTDSGAYMIGRKLGRHKLAPHISPNKTWEGSVGGTVVATLIVSIFWAFFPFGHYSLPTMILLTLIFSIVGQFGDLVESALKRYYGVKDSGRILPGHGGILDRFDSLLLVLPVIHLFGLI
- a CDS encoding isoprenyl transferase — its product is MFSFLNKDQQTGEVAELQLDEQNIPAHVAIIMDGNGRWAQQRHLPRIAGHKQGMNTVKTVAKAASHLGVKVLTLYAFSTENWKRPTTEVNYLMKLPVDFFGTFVPDLVKNNIRVKVMGYTDQLPTATQKAVHDAIEATQACTGMVLNFALNYGGRAEIVTAVQSLARQVQAGQLDPATIDEDQIGQHLMTGDLGALQDPDLLIRTSGEERLSNFMLWQVAYSEFVFMDRHWPDFDQTTLEQAIYQYQQRHRRFGGLTN